A window of Fragaria vesca subsp. vesca linkage group LG7, FraVesHawaii_1.0, whole genome shotgun sequence contains these coding sequences:
- the LOC101315091 gene encoding tRNA (guanine-N(7)-)-methyltransferase-like — MGSCVCLRHHFCYSGGVSTGAFQRRGLSTLFGKGVVTTPFYEYHRNRRRRVEASVATGFKEQELRSPDLVALEYADLNLSHNVTQELGHVRIRQHVNPLSSSLAVPVEVPDWNQVFKDPTLPLMVDIGSGSGRFLMWLAKRNLVLRNHLGLEIRQKLVKRADVWVKELSLSNIHFMYANATTSFNQLVSSYPGPLMLVSILCPDPYFKRKHHKRRVVQKPLVDSIVHNLAPSAQVFIQSDVHEVALEMRNQFDSVHVLKHIDEIDSSVLSDSEGWLLSNPMGIRTEREIHAEFEGAKIYRRVYQKQVNCF; from the exons ATGGGTTCCTGCGTCTGCTTACGTCATCACTTCTGCTACAGTGGTGGTGTGAGTACTGGTGCATTTCAAAGAAGGGGACTTTCTACTCTGTTTGGAAAGGGGGTTGTTACGACGCCGTTTTATGAGTATCACAGAAACAGAAGAAGAAGAGTGGAGGCGTCTGTTGCTACTGGGTTTAAGGAGCAAGAGCTGAGGAGCCCGGACCTCGTGGCCTTGGAATATGCTGATCTTAATCTCAGCCACAATGTTACCCAG GAACTGGGTCATGTGAGAATTAGGCAACATGTGAACCCTCTTAGCTCTTCTTTAGCT GTACCTGTGGAAGTACCTGATTGGAATCAAGTATTCAAGGACCCAACATTGCCTCTCATGGTGGACATTGGAAGTG GTAGTGGTAGATTTCTCATGTGGCTGGCGAAAAGAAACTTGGTTTTGAGGAATCATTTGGGACTGGAAATACGGCAGAAA CTTGTCAAACGTGCTGATGTTTGGGTTAAAGAGCTCAGTCTTAGTAATAT ACATTTTATGTATGCGAATGCCACAACTTCTTTTAATCAACTAGTCTCTTCCTACCCTGGACCACTGATGCTTGTTTCAATCCTG TGCCCAGATCCGTATTTTAAGAGAAAGCATCACAAGAGACGGGTTGTACAGAAGCCTTTAGTAGATTCCATTGTGCATAACTTGGCTCCCAGCGCACAG GTGTTTATACAGTCAGATGTACATGAGGTGGCACTTGAGATGAGAAACCAATTTGATTCTGTGCATGTTCTGAAGCACATAGATGAAATTGACTCCAGCGTGTTGAGTGACAGTGAGGGATGGTTGTTGAGCAATCCAATGGGAATAAGGACGGAAAGAGAAATTCATGCTGAATTTGAAGGGGCAAAAATTTACAGGAGAGTGTACCAGAAGCAAGTCAACTGTTTTTGA